One window from the genome of Haloprofundus halobius encodes:
- a CDS encoding sulfatase-like hydrolase/transferase translates to MTNIAVITLDTLRKDVFDRFFDWIPGVNFENAWAPSHYTIPVHGAMFTGKYPSESGVHAKSEKLREDILVLPELLQREGYTTRAWCENLLMCQQGFDKGFSQFIPIGRAQITEERIFPWRKYISESNKPTWLAYSLAMLNCVFEDYETVRSFKFGWEAKTNSFNGTEEVINQAKKTNFGDREFLYINLMEAHSSHLDNEFEPFGDIEEHRNCWDNYVKTGEYLSERCEELYNTIKDDFEYIILCSDHGELFGEYGLCHHWHGLYSELTHVPLAIIAPNEDSTQRSDVVSLLDIHQTVLSVSEVEHPSRGRNLLSKIDSEPILTEYHGIRPSQIEYLQECGMSEETIQKYDTRQNGIITSEGSFGFETVNGWNIENNGNDKNEYLQRELRELVSTLEKNEEKSEEQRIPENIQSHLSDLGYI, encoded by the coding sequence ATGACGAATATTGCGGTAATCACGCTTGATACGCTTCGGAAAGATGTTTTTGACCGCTTTTTCGACTGGATACCAGGAGTGAATTTTGAGAACGCATGGGCACCAAGCCATTACACGATCCCGGTTCATGGTGCAATGTTTACAGGAAAGTACCCAAGTGAAAGCGGCGTTCACGCGAAAAGCGAAAAACTGCGTGAAGATATTTTAGTGCTTCCCGAGTTGTTACAGAGAGAAGGATATACTACGCGTGCATGGTGTGAAAACCTCTTAATGTGCCAGCAAGGATTTGATAAAGGGTTTAGTCAGTTTATTCCAATTGGTAGAGCTCAGATCACCGAGGAACGTATTTTCCCTTGGAGGAAATACATTTCGGAGTCAAATAAGCCCACTTGGCTGGCGTATTCGCTAGCCATGTTGAATTGTGTTTTCGAGGATTATGAGACGGTTCGTTCGTTTAAGTTTGGTTGGGAAGCAAAAACGAATAGCTTCAATGGTACAGAAGAAGTAATTAACCAAGCTAAAAAGACAAATTTTGGAGATCGTGAATTTCTCTATATTAATTTGATGGAGGCCCATTCATCACATTTGGATAACGAGTTTGAGCCATTTGGAGATATAGAAGAACACCGAAACTGTTGGGATAATTACGTTAAAACTGGGGAGTACTTATCAGAAAGATGTGAAGAGCTGTACAACACAATAAAAGATGATTTCGAGTATATAATACTCTGTTCTGATCATGGTGAATTATTCGGTGAATACGGACTTTGTCACCACTGGCATGGATTATACTCTGAACTAACACACGTCCCACTAGCAATCATTGCACCTAATGAAGATTCTACACAGCGATCTGATGTAGTTTCGTTATTAGATATCCATCAAACCGTCTTATCCGTTAGCGAGGTAGAACATCCGTCACGTGGGCGAAATCTTCTTTCCAAAATTGATTCAGAACCAATATTAACAGAATATCATGGAATCCGTCCAAGTCAAATTGAATACCTGCAAGAATGTGGAATGAGTGAAGAGACGATCCAAAAGTATGACACACGACAGAATGGAATTATAACATCAGAGGGTTCTTTTGGGTTCGAGACCGTCAACGGATGGAACATAGAAAACAATGGAAATGACAAAAATGAGTATTTACAGCGCGAATTGAGAGAGCTTGTTTCTACGTTAGAAAAGAACGAGGAGAAGTCAGAAGAACAGCGTATCCCAGAGAATATCCAGTCTCATCTCTCTGATTTAGGGTATATATAG